From Micropterus dolomieu isolate WLL.071019.BEF.003 ecotype Adirondacks linkage group LG21, ASM2129224v1, whole genome shotgun sequence:
TTGTTTTCTTGATCATGTGGTGGGAAGTCAAATCCTCAAACATGATGATTTCACACTTCACGAGTGTGTTCAGCATTATGTAAACAACACCTATTCCACATCCAGTCACCTTCAGTGACTACAGTCCAACCGTCTGAGTCACATCATGTTACGATGTCTTGGGTATCCTGTCACACTACTTTAAGCAACGAGTCAGCGAGTGAATGACTGGACTGAGGTGGAGCTGTTCCCATGCTGGCTCTCTGTACCTTGAGACATTTGGGATGGACGATCTCGTTGCAGATAGAGCACTCCATCAGCATGAAGTTGAACttgtcctcttcttcttccagcGTGTCCTCTTTCCCTGCCTCtttacacaccacacacaccgcCGTGTGGGGCAGAACCGGCTGCATGGATTGAGAACAAACTATCAGGTACGTgcaagaataaatacatttaacttAACAAACCATTTTATAGCCTGCTGActtatgttttctttctcagAAGAGAACCTGTGACAATACACCTCTGTATTTCTTTGATACACAGCTCTTGTAGCAACCTATATaatacagaaaatgtgtgtgtgaatgtgtaaaacTTACCGCAATGCACTGTCTCATAATGCAGGACTGCTTCATGCGCCCCGGCCCTCCAAACTTCTTCATGTCCTTGCAGAAGTGACACTCTCCACACTCGGTCCGGAGGCACGCCTCGCACTTTCGGCAGCGTGTCCTCCTCCGTCTGGCTCCGGATGAGCTGCGGTTGGACGGCAGCTTAACGGCCGACGACGTCCCCATCTTGGGCTTCGGCCGGTTGGCTGCCCGTTGCTGGAAGACAAGCAGGGTTTAGATGGAGTGGTCAGTTGAGGGTGAAACGTTTATACCAAGAAACGACAAATGCGTGAGTCACTGTGACGAGGGTTTTTAAGCAAGATAATGGGTGGAACATCTTGTATATTAGGCAGCTCATCCAGATTAAGCTTCTGAAGTTGAGCATCAGTAGGATATCAAAATTATTCCTGTTATGTTGCATCAATATGATATATAAATgattcatttgttcattttagtCATAACAGCCAATTCATGCTGCTTTTTGACAGTTAATAGCCAATTTAAAATGTCTACTTCAGTGCATTTCTTTGTTATGATCACTGAAATAAAGAAAGGCTCAaagatcaaaacatttttttttgttacatttaaataaGTTGTTTACACCTtgtttaacaaatgaaaatgaaaacaggcaataataaagaattgttttaagacagcTGTACCAAGATTACTGTTACAGTATAATAACAGTTTAACTATTGAACATTGGCTGGCATTTAATTGAAAGAAATGACATGTGTAGGACTCCCAACATTATCTATTGGTGTGCACCATTTTCAATTATACAGTCAGCAGAAGCTTTGGTCTAAAGCGATGGACAAGTTAGATTACTTTCTTCATGatattaaaatgtcagaaaaatgtggAAATCATAACCCATcataatttcccagagcccacaGGACACCTTGAAATAGTTTTCTTTAAATCAAACAGTCAAAACACTTACACTGTTAAATAAGTGAATAACACCAAATCTTAACGTTTGGGGAAGCTGAAGCCAGCAAATGCTTAAATGATGAATCGATTATCACAATAGCTGGCTGTTCTGCTGATAGCCTACTCAATAAATTGACTGATAGTTTCAGCTCTACAATTGAGAATCTGAAACGGTATCATCTTCAAACCACACCTTTACATAACAAAGCGATAACCTGCCCCACAACTCTGACCTTCCATCTGAATTGCATGCTCTCCGTGTGACTCACAGGAGTAAATGAAATAGAAGTTAACGAGGTGATTAAAAGTCATCTTTCACGTTTGTGTGGGAAAagactctctctcacacacactctcagttTGAATCTATGATCCTAGAATTCACATTTGTgaatttttcacatttatttttagtctCTTCCCTGTTGCCATGGCAGGACTGTAAaccactataaaaaaaaaaaaattcagacaAATCATAGACCATTACAGTGATTCCTGTTCTTGCAGGAGAGGTTCCCTTGGAAACTCGTTTTTGCCTTGCTGGTGGCAACTGTTTGCAAGAGATGGATAAAAATAAGCTCACAGGAGGAGGTTATGATTTACTGTGAGGCTGCGAGCACTTTTCTCATGGTGTCGTTTATTCTTATTCTCTTACTGATAATTAGTGCAACATAGCATTTAAGCGCATTTTATTTCTAGATAACAACGCTGGGGTGCTATGGACAGGTCCCACAGGTAAAACTTGATGGAAATGGAACAAGACATTCCACGATAATGACTATCAAGACTGATGCTTTCTAAATGATATTACccaggcagagaggagaaaccagtCCTAAATCTCTCGACTGTGACAAAGAACCAACAATGTTGTCTGTCCTGATTGAAATTTTCCCCTCAGGAGGATTTTAGATAgatatgttttcttttaaattgtaTGTTTTTTCCTGCACAATAGCTTGTGTTTTGCCTGCTGTTACAGGGGAAGAATTTAGTCGAGATAAGGAATAATCCATCTGACAGCTTTCCATAATCTGACTGCCGTGGAAATGTGGGAGGGAAACATCAAAGAATGGGCTGATGCTTCTACTGCTGCAGGGGTGGCTGTGACTGTCAACatcacacagttttttttatttatttagttcagCTGCCTTATTATTACCCTAACCTTGTCTGACACAACTGCTTTTTTAATATTATCTCTCATGTCAGGTTTGCAGAGGCTCTGCTCAAAGTAATTTGAATTAAGTGTCCATGCAAAGTTTCTTTCACTCCCTTAACATCTTTGACCTCTACCtacttcacaaaaaaaaaaaaaaaagcacaaaattgTGGCTACAAAACAAATCAGAGCAGCCTCCGCCACTTTGCACAGCGTGGTCGCGAAAGCAACTATCAGCTGACCCGCCTTTACTGTAACTCTGTGCAGTAATGTGTCAGGAATTTGGGATTGGTTGCTGAGGCCTGTGAACAAAAACATGGCCTATATTCGCAGTCTTCTGACTCAGCTACAGCGTGGATTTCAGCAGGAGGAAGTCACAAGCCTCGTCATTTGCTGCTCATGTACAGTGGTCCTCAACATAAACACAAGAGTGTGTTATTGTCTTGATcacaaaaccacaacaaaacAGGTCAAAACTCCCTATCTGATAAACTGCCATGTCAGTATTGTAGGTACAAATATTGTGTAAGCACAAGGAGCTGACTGATGTCAGCACATATCATATGTCTCCTGAGTTGTACAGGCCAAGAGTCTAATGGAGACTTGTGCAATATCTCATGAGCCCTGTCAGAAAGCATACTATAGATGCACTTCATGCTACAAATCAAAACTGTGTCCTAAGGAACCTCACAGGACAATATATTGAGAGTAACCAGTGATGTaatttcctcctcctgcagcaaaacaaacgGACATAACTCTATCTTAAATCGAGGTGACCGTAATATTTCCGGGGTTTTTTTTAGGGGTCACTGGACCCCAGTTTGGGAACCATTGGAAGACTAAGCAACAGAAGCAGAGCAGCTTCATTGTTCCCTCTCCCCATCCCCCTCCTCAGTCCCTGCCTAACAACATTATGCCTACTTAAAAAGTCTTCTTAAAGCAACAGAGTGGTGGGGCAAGTCCAGGAAGTAGCGGGGAGATTAATGACAGGAAAAGCATTTTTATATGAGGGCATACTTGTGGGAGGTTCGTGTAGTTACATGTGCAAATCACAGCTTTTTAACAGTAGGAAGTTGGGTCATCTTCCAGCTAATGGTTCTGGTCACAGTTACGAATATGTAACGTCAACACTACTGGATGAACTGCTCTGTATTAAGAGGTGGTCCGTACAAAATGGGTCAGTTGTGGCTAACGTGATAGATGGTGTCCAAGGTGGAGAgcacggtgtgtgtgtgtgtgtgtggacggcCAGGGTAAACAGCTCCGAGACTATTTAAGTCATCGTACGGGACATTTAGCTTGTTATGTCTCTTTAACCTGGTTAACCGAGGACGATGgtttaaatgacacatttctCCTTACAACTCGACTAGCTTAACGTTACGTTAGATAACGTTACGGATAAGAGGAGCGGGTGTAAACCTCACGTTAACCTGAAGCAACTGAAGAAAAACACCGTTCCGCCCACAAAAGGCTTTCTTTTTAACACAGCACACCTtgacaaagaaaaggaaaagtcaCATAATAAAATGTAGGAGCTCTCACCTGCTCTGACTCTGAATCATATTCATCATCGTCTCCGCTCAATGACAAGGCCATAGCTCCTCTCTCTCATCGTTCGTGAACCGCAAGAGAAAACTAACATGGCTGAACGAGCCTCCAGCTCAGCtacttccctccctccttcacaTCACACCAGCACAGGCAGCTTCTGGCTATGTTCATTGTGCTGTGTTCATGAACCGTGGGAAACACCAACTTCGTACTTACTTAATGCACCAGTGTAGCATTCAGGCaaagataattaaaaaaaaaaaacactcgaCCGAAAACACGTAAAATCAATGATTATACAAGTGTTCTTAATATAAAAGAGTATGCGAAACAGTAAAGTAgggtaaaacattttaattaaatataaaactcCTGGCGCTGCATAGCGTCACAGGAGCCTTGCCATACATTGCAACTGTTATTAACGTGCTATATGAATGCAGCATCGATGCTAACAGGAAAAGAAGACGAGCAGCTAACACAAGAAAGTTCAGTCCTACACACGTCCGTTTTCACTTTTGCATGTTTATGTGGTATGTGTGAGTCAGTCAAATTCTTCTAAggttaatttgatttatttaacgTCTTAATCCTCAAGAGAGGTTACCATTGGGCTTACACGCCTTTGAGTTGGCTGACTTAACATTATCTGTAATTGTTATTCATATTTTCTACATGTTGTAGCTTAATGGCCAGCAACAGCTGAAGTAGACCTACAGGTATTAATACTATTTCAGGTGTCATGATATATGTGAGTCACATACCTCATAATTGAATGTATGAGAGTTGAAACCAGATATTAACTTTGTTCATATGTCCAATATATTTCGTTCCCCTGAAAATGGGGGAAATTAGTTATGTATTAAATGCTGACAATTGATTCCCACACTGTTTGAGTGCTGATTAATCAAATTTACCTCAAACATATTACTTCATTTTGATCTTGGGTACAGAACGTACAGAGCCAACACAACAAGAAATGTGTCATTGGCTTACTCAGGATTGGACTGTGTGATGATATGAGGATTATATAATAATGAATCATATATTGCCACTGTGTTTCGTTTTGAAACTGTCTTACTTTGGCGTCATCCAGTGGTAATATCAGGACGACTAAAGCTGAGATAAAAGTGAAGcagaatttaaaatatgtatttcagGAATTCATATACCTAATATGAAAACTGATTTTCTATCTTAATAtgctgatttttttattattattattagccaTAGCcttatcattattttatatacatatattttatgtaGCTACACGGTAGTTTGACTAAGAATGCACGCTTTCTTACAGCTACACTGTTTGTCTTAAGGGGcccttttatttttctgcctaTAACCCCAACAGGTATTAGGATTGCCTCTGCTAAAGTGCCATTTATAAATCTACAGTTTGGTTGATATGAGATCAGATTTTAACATGCTCAAATTCAAGCATTCACTGAAAACTAATCAACAACTGCGAATAAATTACTTTTCAGCTATGATCTGGTGATGGACactttttcaaatgtgtttttgcaatCTTGAGTGGAAAAAAATTCTTATTTGGCTGCAGGGCCATGGACCAAAGCAGGGACCACCTTTGAATATAGTCCACTTTCTCCATTTACATTTAGATGtctttatccaaagtgacttacatttgacaATCAACAAACAAGCATCAATAAATTAAGAGATCTACAAATTAAAATAGAttctagtaagagcagcaataaatactagtaacaACTATTAGCTTGTATAAATACCTAgtgaaagaagtaagagttaacgaatagtaatataaataggctacaagagaattgtaaggagaaagaagaagagcaaaggaagtgcatgttagaggttaggggtttGAGGTGTCAttagaggaagtgttctcggaagagatgagttttcaagagctttttgaagttagagagggacgcccctgctctggtGGCATGTGGTAGTTGTGGTGTTACAGGCTGTTTACTGTTTAACAGTTTTTATCACTACAACCTTAACAACACTAACAGATCCAGCATTGAGAGCATGCAATAGCtcataaaatgtacattaattCAATTAAAACAGGCTGTTGTTcaatttataaattttttgagtggccttttattgtggccagtctaaggctcacctgtgcaatacccatgctgtctgatcagcatcttgatatgccacacctgtgaggtggatggattatctcggcaaaggggaagtgctcactaacacagatttctgacagatttgtgaacaatatttgagagaaataggccttttgtgtgcatagaaaaagtcttagatctttcagttcagctcatgatgaatgggggcaaaaacaaaagtgttgcgtttataattttgttcagtgtatctTTACTGACGCTGCTAATGATGATGAAGGTATGATCTCACACAGTGGCCAGGTCACTGTTTGAGGGCTGTCAAGTACCTTACTGCTATGGACAGACATACTAAAATCATGTAATCCCTCCCTAGCTTCAAACCAAGCCAAAAGCATCGCAGTCAGGGATTGAACGCAACTCTCTGTGATGCACCACCCAGGTACcttatttataaatgaattgGTACAAATGTGTACCTCAGACAATAAGAAACTTTTATCTTCCTTTGTTGTGGCTCAAATCGTACACATCTACTTTCAAGAGAGACCATTATGTGCCTCTTATGGTTCTTTCTATAAACAATGTACTTCTCGTATGTGTATCTGAACTTGCAATGAGCAGAATTTCGCTATAGGGTAACTggaagcacacacatgcatctgtttgcacacaaaacacacaaatgaaattcCGTAGTCTCTCTCCCCATTTGTGATTTCTGTGGTCTGGACAGTGCAGATAATTCAAAGTTTATCCTGTGCTGCAGCAGCACCACATGAGAGACTAgctttactgtatttttaactttcatttcattttatgtgtagGTGTGGGTGACTGCAAGTTTGCATTTACCTTGCTAAATGAATCTACTGTAGTGTGGAGCCAGTTAATATGAATGAGTAATTACTATTAGGCTAGGTTACTCAATTCATGTAAAAGTGTTACAGCAATACAAATAATTGCTGATGTTAACATAGtggtataaataaatgtatgctATTTTGTAACCTTTCTTTCTGGATGGTAGTGCTTGTAAGAAACTTTAATagctctttaaaataaaagacttTAGTTTGATTAGTGCATATTTTTTTGCTGAATTGCTCAGACGTTTGATCTGAGACAAATTTCAACATTCAAAACTGCTGAAAGAGAGGCCAAGTGTGGACAAGTCACTAAACATTGCATAAAAGTGTTGGGTGTAGCCTTTGCCGAAGAGACTACATATccgtaaaataaaaaaaagagagacatgaCAAATCATCGTCATGACGAGTTTCTGGCGCAAGGAGGCGAACTAGTTGCAGCTGCCAGAGAAGAGCATTGGATTGTGGGTACACGCTTCCTGGGAGACTCTTGACAGATAGTCAGCTGTTGTAGGAAAGTTTTGACATAGTTTTAAAACGTCCTGTAAGTACAGTGTTTATTAGATGTCGTACCTCGTTGGAACCACATTTCCTGCATGCGCGTTATATCTAGCTACGTCAACGACTAACGTTACCATCCTGTAAATCCATCCGGGTAATaactatatatttatacaaaaagTAACTGGTAACTTTGAGGGGGACAAAACTATAGGAATGAGTTTAAACGAGCACTCCATGCAGGCTCTGTCATGGAGAAAACTGTACTTGAGTCGAGCCAAGTTAAAAGCCACGAGTCGCACTTCAGCTCTGTTGTCGGGATTCGCGATGGTAAGTTGTCTTCACTTGTTCCTGTTACAGTTGTCACAATCTTTAAACACTGCATAAATGCAAACTCAACTTAGGCCATCGGCACGAACCGCAGATACTTTAGTGACGCAGATGATTGTCTTCAGGGCTGTGGAGATCATGACACTTGGCGGGCCTGATGACGGTTCCCGTGCACTCTCATTTAACGTTATAGTGTAACGTTAATGATTAACGGCCTATTTACGTTAGGACGCCTAAACAAAAAGGTCAAGACATCGTTCAGTGATGTGTGGTTTTGCACGAGATGTACCTCACGGTGCAATAACGGAACAAGAAAACAGTTTGCTTAAACTTCGGAGGGCTTGTTGCTTGCACACCCTCAAATCCGCGTTTATCTTGCGCCATAAAAATTAGACCGCAGAGCAGCACTGCTGAAGCATCCACaccatttttactttatttcctCAACGCACATTTCATGTATTTGCATACAAAAAGTTGATACGCAGccatatttatttctgaaatgcAAAACACTGCCAATATTATGATACTATTAAGATAACAGAGAAATTGTTGTGCAGCGGTTGCAGTAGCCTACAAAGTGTAGGaaacataaaatatcaaaaaggTGCAAGtataaaaatagtaataaacAGATGTCCAAAATCCACAGAATTACAATAGTCAGAAGTAAGATATTTATGAAACTATACATGCTAATAATGAGCATACAACATGCAAAGTATTCAAAAATGTTATATAACAATGTAAATGCTAAGGCTCCTCGCTCCATTTGTGAAAAGACTCCAGATATAAGTATATTAATAATGGATATGCTAATAATTTTGATTAATCAGATATGGATTTTGTGACCTATTCTTCTGTCTTACCATTCACTTATTTGGGATTCActtatttctacatcaatgcaCAACTGATGCTCAAATCTCTATGGCAATGCAGTTACAGTAATGCAGCTGCCCTGCTCTTATTagttagtaagtaagtaatatGTTAATTTATATAACACCTTTCAAGAGCAGGTGTCACAGAGTGTTTTCACAATAATAGACAAAGAGCAAATGAAAGGCAGAGCAACAGACATGAAATGCAGACATCAAGCTAAATACATAACATTTACATCACCAAAGCTAAACAAAAGCAAGtctaaaaaaatagtttttggtATATTATTTTTGAAGGTTGCAGGGTCCCTCCAATCTTTTTTTAACAACACCTAAATTTTAACTTTTCACCACCGGCTGCCGAACCACATCTTACAAGTTTTTCGTTGTTACATTGGATCGAACCACATCTTACAAGTTTTTCGTTGTTACATTTGATTAGATTGATGTATATAGCTCTCTTTGCTGTGCAGTGGAGACATCAACAGCTACAAAGCAAGCAGTGATCAGGGGTGTCATTGTTTATTATGTTATATACAAACACGTTtggtaatataaatataacagcCAAGTTTATTGTGTTACTTACTGATGCAGTTTAAAAGAGTTTCTGATAAGATATTATGCTTGCGTTTATGTATGTTCAATGATCCGGAGGAGAAAAGTAAATTTTCAGTGCCAGTTTACTACATTTGTAAAGACCGACATCAGCCTAACTCCAATTTTGATTCAATAGCCTCCTTGTTATTTGATAAACACAAAGAACCATCTACAGAGCACAGGATGCAAAAATCACAGCTCTGAAAGAATATAAAGCGATCACAATAAAATTTGCCCAATTTTCATATTAAGATTAATGCAGACACTTCCTGTACCCATAAATCTGCTATATGTTGTAGATATTGAAATTTTTCTTGTATGATTTGTCTAGGTTGCCATGGTGGAAGTACAGCTGGAGCGGGATTACAAGTATCCTCCAGGGCTGCTGATAGCCTTCAGTGCCTGTACCACAGTCCTGGTTGCGGTACACCTCTTTGCCCTCATGGTCAGCACCTGCATCCTCCCTAATCTTGAGGCTGTCAGCAATGTTCACAACCTCAACTCTGTCAACGAGTCTCCCCATGAGCGTATGCACCGCCACATAGAACTGGCCTGGGCTTTCTCCACAGTCATCGGCACCCTCCTCTTCCTGACCGAGGTGATGCTCCTGTGCTGGGTGAAGTTCTTACCCCTCAGAAGCGCCACCGCAGAAAACAACGGTACCATAAGTTCCGGTGAGGCCGCAGCCATCGCTTCCACCTGCATCATGGTTCCGTTCGGACTCGTTTTTATCGTGTTTGCCGTCCACTTCTACCGCACACTCGTCAGTCACAAAACGGACCGACAGAAACGAGAGCTGGAGCAGGTCATTCGGCTCCAGAACCAGCTGGACCACAGGGCTGAGAATGACGACCTGAAGGCCGGTGTCCATTACCCTTGATTATAGCCAGTTAGCATACAACAGCAGTGGCCATTCAACGGTGCTTCAATTCTGAAATCTTTTGTAAAAgctttatttaatatgtttatgAACTGTGCtcagatgctttttttttttttttcttaattgcAAGCTTCATCTGGCGAGGGATGCCGGTTTTGACACAGTCCACTTTTGGATAATGCATGTGCATAAGCTTCTACACATTATATATTAGAAAAAAATAGTTTTACCTTTTAAGTTGAAGGTAAATATTTTGCTCTGAGGCACTAAGATTTCAGTGGCTTTTATATTATTGACATATCATATATTGTGATGTTGCATAGTTTAGGGATAAAGCCACTTAAGGTCTTCACACATGTATTGTTTATTGTCTCAACATATAGGTGCACTTTCTTGTTTGAAAATGACTCAAGAaggccaaaatgttttttcatgctTTAAATCAGACTTTGTAGGGAGCATTACCAAGCCTTTAACATCATTACAGATGTTTATATGCAAGGTGTGAATTGTCTGTCTGAAGTATCACTGTCTGCATGCCTTAAAACCAAAATTATGGATTGCATCCTTTTAAAAGGCTTTGGTGCTTGGTTTGATACACGCACATCCAAACTGCAATGAATGGTGGCTTGTAGGAGCTTATAATTTCAGTTACCAATTGTTTTAAGTTGTGTAAAATGTTTGCTGCTGTCCTTAGATTTTCAGTTTTCTGAACAATTTACATTTTGCCTGTTTGCATTATCCTATTTTTTGAGGAGCTCCAAATATAATGGAGCATAGGAAAATTAAGATTTGTTTAGAtcataaacaaaacaaccagaatatttcaatgttaACAACAGTATTCATGGAGAGCCTGAGGCAAAAGAAATAAATGCTAGTCAGGGAGTGCTTTGAACCAAAGTGTGTATTGCAGTGCatatatttgttattgtaaGGGAGAATCAAAATGAGGTATTAGAGTCAGCTTTTTGGAGCTTGCTCAATGTCACATTGCTGTTGAATGTATTATTACAAAGCATGCGCATATTGGAAATGTGGCGTTTGGGTTTGTATGTTTTGCACAAGCTTGTTCACACATTGTTAGGTTGTGGAATTATGGGACTTGTTTGTTTGGCCTATAGCCCATTGTTGAATAGTTTTTCTTGGGTGTGATCATTTTCTTTAGTTTTGTCTTCACTGTAACATTGGTACAACAACTCGGTCTGAGCTCAAATTAGGGAACGTGCAGagttattttctggtttcatGACAAAATGTTCATATCAGTATACCATATCCCATAAAAGTCTTCTAAATATGGTTAATTAATCACAGCATGATATTTGAAAGATCTGAGAATATCTACATTTTATGAATGGTGATGACacaaatttgcatttttatgatttgattttgaattATATAGCTGAATACTGTAACATATTGTATTTATATCAAGGTAATGCTGTGGTCACTATTGCAATATCAGCGTTGTCTGCATTATAGGACACAAGCTCCCAATATTTCCATTCAAATTGTCCAGATGAGATGATAATATGTCTGAGACACAAGGAGCCAGAAGACTGTAGTAAAATGGTCATTATGCTTCTCCAAAGAACTGTTGAGGGTGTttgtttaagtgtgtttttacaagGAATGAAATAAAGACAGGTTTATTCAGGGGccttcacacacactctggGACACTTGCCACTTGTGCCTTCTTTAGAAACAGATTAATGCAAACAAAGGCATGTCTCTTCggttctttatttatttaacccaGTGTTTGTTACTGTACATAGAGACAATCCACTGCTTGTGTCAATGCAGAGTTTTAAAGTGAATGTTCAGTAAATACGATATTGTAAGTTTTGCTTGTGTGTGGTTTTAGCAGCTCTTGAAGCTGCAGCTTTTTAACCTGTTGAGTCACCAGGactaattattttttgttttttgttgttgagaaTAAAACACATCTAAGATGATTTTGAGagttttatataaattatttatttgtgtgttttataacCTTTGCATGAATTCAAAAAGGACACACTATTATcttacacaaaatgttttttaaactatGTCAGAAGATTTCCCTGAGGCTCTTGTTGCTGTCAGGGCTTGTTTAGCTGCTTCTCTGAATAAGTCATCCACATTTTCCCCATACTTGGCTGTGCACTCTAAGCACAGCACAGTATTGGTTTTCCTTCTGGCTGCTTCTCCCTGTCAGAGTTTGATTCCCATGAATGAGTTGTGAATCATAAAttctatctatctttctatctgtctATAATGATTACACACTGATAGTCGGTATTGCTTGTCAAAAATAAGTGTACATAGGTAGTTCATTCAGCTTCACCTGAATATGCCTATATGTGACAGCATTCTGACCCAAATGAGCTTCTTGATCAGGAGTTTGTCTTCTCGTAGTTCTACTTTTTACCCAACAAAGATGATGGGCACCTCTGCAGAAACGTTGCACTTCTGAGTACCATTGAAAGACATGGAACAAAGTTAGGCTGTGGACAACACAAACTGCAAAATGATTATAATGCGTAGGTCAAGGTGGTAGGTCACTTCAATCAGATTTTGAGAAAtgagatttgtgttttttaaatgagtagTTTAAGGAGTAGGTGAAAGAATTTTCACCAAACCTGATATCCCGCCTTAACTTGTACAAAAACCATTGACACAACTTAAAATACCTTTGTGAA
This genomic window contains:
- the LOC123960875 gene encoding calcium release-activated calcium channel protein 1-like encodes the protein MSLNEHSMQALSWRKLYLSRAKLKATSRTSALLSGFAMVAMVEVQLERDYKYPPGLLIAFSACTTVLVAVHLFALMVSTCILPNLEAVSNVHNLNSVNESPHERMHRHIELAWAFSTVIGTLLFLTEVMLLCWVKFLPLRSATAENNGTISSGEAAAIASTCIMVPFGLVFIVFAVHFYRTLVSHKTDRQKRELEQVIRLQNQLDHRAENDDLKAGVHYP